The window AAGTAAAAAAATATGTAAGTGAAAGAGGATTTGGTTTTATTAAAGATAGGGAAAAAGAATTTTATTTTCACATATCAGATGTATATCAGACACACCAAAAAAATGTGTGTGAAGGGGCTGACGTTACCTTTTCTATACAGGAGTCTACTAAGGGGCCTGTTGCAAAACAGATTAAAGTAGTAGCAAACTTATAAAAAGTTTAAGAACTGGTAGTAAAAGTTATAATAAATTTTCTTATATATAGGAGAGAGAGAATGGAAGTATTTGAAAATATTAAGTTAACAAAAGAGGAAATTATAACGAAATTAACTGATGCATGTAAAGGTCTGGGAATAAGTGTAAGTGGTGTAGAGAAAAAGAATGAAAAACTTTATCATTTCAAATTTTCTGATGTAGGAATTATTGCAATATACATAACAAAGGATGGATTCATGAATCCAAAATATAAATTTGGAAAGATGCATGAGCAAGGCCGAGAACTGCTTGAAATAGCAGTTGGAGATAAAAGTAATATTGAAAGAGTTAAAACAACCTATGCAAAATATGAGAACTTATTAACTAAATTCTCTTCTAATGAACAATTTACTGAAGAATTCAAGCAATACATAGAAAATGAATTAGGTGGAACTATACAGCTAAAACATGCGACGTTATACGAAGTATTTTATTGGGATATTATTAAGGACAATGAAAAAGTTACAGTTCATTGTTATAGAACAAATCTATTACTTCAAGGTAAAAATAACTACCTGTGGGATGATATTTGTATTTGGATTGAACAAAAGTTAGATTCACCAGTAAGCGAAATGCTCGTCAGAATTACTGGTGACGAAAATATAAACGGAAAAATAGCAACAACAGCAATTAACGAAGCGGAGAATATATTAAAAGATCGGCTTAAAACAGCTTATGATATTTTATTTCCACATGATAGAAAATTTCTTAATTCGGCTATTTGCTTAATACTATATAATAATCCTTTACAAGAGTATTCTGCAATCATTAATCCTGCATTCAAGGGTTTGGAGGGATATTTACGTAAAATGATTGCAGAAAAGATTGGATCTAGAATACCGGAAGTTATGAAAAAAGTATATGATCCAAAACTATCGTTAAGCTGGCTTGTTGAAAAAGATAAATATATGGATACATATTTTATAAATAGGAATTATGGTGACTCAAGAAATCCATCTAATGATAGGGCCTTTGAAGGTTTATACAAAATTTATAAAGAAGATCGAAATCCATATTCACATTCTACTGGATTAGCAACTCGTACATGTGACAGTATTGAAGATGCAAAGGATATTGTAGATCAAATATTATCTGCTATTTCGAGTACTTACTCAATTTTTTCGAGGTAGAAATATGAATGAAGTCATAGTGCTAAAAAATGAAAGTGATAAAGAAAAGCTTAAAAAGTATTTGTTAGAATGTTTGTTTGATTTAAAAACTGGGGATAACTATACATATAAGCTTGGAGATGTAGTAATAACGATTTACAAAAGTGGTAAAGTTTTATTTCAAGGGAAAAGTAGTTACAAGTGGTACGTTGAGGTAAAGAATTTATTAGAATATTCAGAAGCAATTACTGAAAATGATTTAGATCCATTAATAAAAACAGTATTTCCTAGAATTGGTTCTGACGAATCAGGAAAAGGTGATTTTTTTGGGCCATTAGTTACTGTTGCTTTTTTGATAGAAAATGACAAACAAGTAATTGAATTAGAGAAAATAGGTGTTAGAGATTCTAAAAAGGTATCAGATAATCGAATAAAGATTATATCTCAACAGATACAAGAGATAGGAAATTTTGATAAAATCTTGATTACACCCATAAAATATAATGAATTATATGATAAAATTAAAAACTTAAATTCACTACTTGCTTGGTCTCATTCAAAAGCTATTGAAAACATAGTAAAAAGTAATGAAGTAAAAATGATAGTAATAGATAAGTTTGCTGGAATGGACTTTATATCTAATTTTGTTTTAAAGAAAAGTTCAAATAATAAAGCTGAGTTGGTTTTAATTCAAAATGCTGAGAGAGAAATAGCTGTTGCTGCAGCATCAATTTTAGCACGAAGTTTTTATTTACAGTGGTTAGAGCTATTTCAAAATAAATTAGGGATTGAGTTACCTAAAGGTGCAAATGAGAACGTAATCAACACTGCATTAAAAATTGCTGAGTTAAAAGGTTTAGATTTCTTGAAAGAAATATCTAAAATGCATTTTAGTACATATAATACAATAAAGACCAAGTTAAAAAACTTGTGAAATAATATTACATGTGGTAATGTATTTAAGATACTATTTGTATGATGAAAGGGGTGTTAGCAAGTGAAGATACTAAATGGGAAATTTCTTAAATCTCTTTCTTTTGAATTATTATATAATCCCGACGATGAACAACAGGGAAGTTTCAAAGTTTACTTACAAAAGGTGAAAAGCTACAAAAAACACGCCATCATACTTGTGTATGGAAAAGGTAATGTAAGCCCAGCACAGTATCCCGAACAAACTTATAAATCCTTAAAGCAAATGTTAAATGAAATAAGTATAAATATGGATGAAACTGAAGTTTATGTTGACTTACTTGAGTATGTTGGAATTAAAGATAATCGAATTTATAAATGGGAGAGTTCTAATTGTTCATACTTCGACAAAGTTGAACAGATAAACTTTGATAATAATAAAGTTCTTAGTGATTTCTTTTATGGTTATTATAAAGACAAGTGGAGCAC of the Ruminiclostridium papyrosolvens DSM 2782 genome contains:
- the rnhC gene encoding ribonuclease HIII, whose product is MNEVIVLKNESDKEKLKKYLLECLFDLKTGDNYTYKLGDVVITIYKSGKVLFQGKSSYKWYVEVKNLLEYSEAITENDLDPLIKTVFPRIGSDESGKGDFFGPLVTVAFLIENDKQVIELEKIGVRDSKKVSDNRIKIISQQIQEIGNFDKILITPIKYNELYDKIKNLNSLLAWSHSKAIENIVKSNEVKMIVIDKFAGMDFISNFVLKKSSNNKAELVLIQNAEREIAVAAASILARSFYLQWLELFQNKLGIELPKGANENVINTALKIAELKGLDFLKEISKMHFSTYNTIKTKLKNL
- a CDS encoding type II toxin-antitoxin system RnlA family toxin, with amino-acid sequence MEVFENIKLTKEEIITKLTDACKGLGISVSGVEKKNEKLYHFKFSDVGIIAIYITKDGFMNPKYKFGKMHEQGRELLEIAVGDKSNIERVKTTYAKYENLLTKFSSNEQFTEEFKQYIENELGGTIQLKHATLYEVFYWDIIKDNEKVTVHCYRTNLLLQGKNNYLWDDICIWIEQKLDSPVSEMLVRITGDENINGKIATTAINEAENILKDRLKTAYDILFPHDRKFLNSAICLILYNNPLQEYSAIINPAFKGLEGYLRKMIAEKIGSRIPEVMKKVYDPKLSLSWLVEKDKYMDTYFINRNYGDSRNPSNDRAFEGLYKIYKEDRNPYSHSTGLATRTCDSIEDAKDIVDQILSAISSTYSIFSR